In one Carettochelys insculpta isolate YL-2023 chromosome 6, ASM3395843v1, whole genome shotgun sequence genomic region, the following are encoded:
- the ALDH6A1 gene encoding methylmalonate-semialdehyde/malonate-semialdehyde dehydrogenase [acylating], mitochondrial isoform X1, which yields MEALAGRGAQAGQRLLRRIVGKVRPISSSSFSSSSVPATKLFIDGKFIESNSTEWIDIHNPATNEVVGRVPKATQSEMEAAVISCKNSFRNWSETSVLSRQQIFLRYQQLIKDNLKEVAKLITLEQGKTLADAEGDVFRGLQVVEHACSVTSLILGETLPSITKDMDTYTYRLPLGVCAGIAPFNFPGMIPLWMFPMAMVCGNTFLMKPSERVPGALMFLAKLLQDAGAPDGTLNIIHGQHEAVNFICDHPDIKAISFVGSNKAGEYIYERGSRNGKRVQSNMGAKNHGVVMPDANKENTLNQLVGAAFGAAGQRCMALSTAILVGEAKKWLPELVEKAKNLRVNAGDQPGADLGPLISPQAKERVCHLIESGVKEGAALLLDGRDIKVKGYERGNFVGPTILAKVKPNMTCYKEEIFGPVLVVMETETLDEAIEIVNRNPYGNGTAIFTTNGATARKYSHLVDVGQVGVNVPIPVPLPMFSFTGSRSSFRGDTNFYGKQGVQFYTQLKTIIAQWKEEDATVAKPAVVMPTMGN from the exons ATGGAGGCGCTGGCAGGTCGCGGGGCCCAGGCTGGGCAGCGGCTCCTACGGAGG ATCGTAGGAAAAGTGAGACCTATCTCGAGTTCATCGTTTTCATCTTCCTCAGTG CCAGCAACCAAACTGTTCATTGATGGAAAGTTTATTGAATCTAACAGTACTGAATGGATCGATATCCACAACCCA GCCACAAACGAGGTGGTTGGTCGTGTTCCGAAGGCCACGCAGAGCGAGATGGAGGCAGCTGTGATTTCATGCAAAAATTCTTTTCGAAACTGGTCAGAGACATCTGTTCTGAGCCGCCAGCAAATCTTTCTGCGTTACCAGCAGCTCATCAAGGACAACCTG aAAGAAGTTGCCAAACTCATCACTTTGGAGCAAGGAAAAACCCTGGCCGATGCTGAGGGAGATGTATTCCGAGGCCTTC AGGTGGTTGAGCATGCCTGTAGCGTGACCTCCCTCATTCTGGGGGAGACCCTACCCTCCATCACTAAGGACATGGATACTTACACCTATCGCCTGCCTCTGGGAGTGTGTGCCGGGATTGCACCATTCAATTTCCCAGGCATGATTCCTCTTTGGATGTTCCCCATGGCCATGGTTTGTGGAAACACCTTCCTGATGAAGCCATCAGAGCGTGTGCCAGGTGCACTCATGTTTCTTGCTAAGTTGTTACAGGACGCCGGTGCTCCTGATGGCACTCTGAACATCATCCATGGGCAACACGAAG CTGTGAATTTTATTTGTGATCATCCGGATATCAAGGCAATCAGCTTTGTGGGATCCAATAAGGCTGGAGAGTACATCTACGAAAGAGGATCTCGGAATGGCAAGAGAGTCCAGTCCAACATG GGAGCCAAGAACCATGGTGTGGTAATGCCTGATGCCAATAAAGAGAACACGTTGAACCAGCTTGTTGGTGCTGCTTTTGGGGCAGCTGGCCAACGCTGCATGGCCCTGTCTACAGCCATATTGGTGGGAGAGGCAAAGAAATGGCTCCCAGAGCTTGTGGAGAAAGCCAAGAACCTACGAGTTAATGCAG GAGACCAACCAGGAGCAGATCTGGGGCCCTTGATCAGCCCTCAGGCTAAAGAGCGGGTTTGCCACCTGATTGAGAGTGGAGTGAAGGAAGGAGCTGCTCTCCTCCTGGACGGACGAGACATCAAAGTGAAGGGCTATGAGAGAGGCAACTTTGTTGGACCGACCatccttgctaaagtcaag CCAAACATGACCTGCTACAAGGAAGAAATCTTTGGGCCAGTTCTAGTGGTCATGGAAACAGAAACTCTTGATGAAGCAATTGAGATAGTGAATAGGAATCCCTATGGAAATGGAACTGCAATCTTTACCACCAATGGGGCTACTGCTCGAAAATACTCCCACTTGGTAGATGTAGGGCAG GTGGGTGTCAATGTTCCAATCCCCGTGCCTCTGCCCATGTTCTCCTTCACCGGCTCTCGTTCTTCTTTCAGAGGAGATACCAACTTCTATGGCAAACAG GGGGTGCAGTTCTATACACAGCTGAAGACAATTATCGCTCAATGGAAAGAGGAAGATGCTACAGTTGCCAAGCCTGCTGTAGTTATGCCAACcatgggaaactaa
- the ALDH6A1 gene encoding methylmalonate-semialdehyde/malonate-semialdehyde dehydrogenase [acylating], mitochondrial isoform X2: MEAAVISCKNSFRNWSETSVLSRQQIFLRYQQLIKDNLKEVAKLITLEQGKTLADAEGDVFRGLQVVEHACSVTSLILGETLPSITKDMDTYTYRLPLGVCAGIAPFNFPGMIPLWMFPMAMVCGNTFLMKPSERVPGALMFLAKLLQDAGAPDGTLNIIHGQHEAVNFICDHPDIKAISFVGSNKAGEYIYERGSRNGKRVQSNMGAKNHGVVMPDANKENTLNQLVGAAFGAAGQRCMALSTAILVGEAKKWLPELVEKAKNLRVNAGDQPGADLGPLISPQAKERVCHLIESGVKEGAALLLDGRDIKVKGYERGNFVGPTILAKVKPNMTCYKEEIFGPVLVVMETETLDEAIEIVNRNPYGNGTAIFTTNGATARKYSHLVDVGQVGVNVPIPVPLPMFSFTGSRSSFRGDTNFYGKQGVQFYTQLKTIIAQWKEEDATVAKPAVVMPTMGN, from the exons ATGGAGGCAGCTGTGATTTCATGCAAAAATTCTTTTCGAAACTGGTCAGAGACATCTGTTCTGAGCCGCCAGCAAATCTTTCTGCGTTACCAGCAGCTCATCAAGGACAACCTG aAAGAAGTTGCCAAACTCATCACTTTGGAGCAAGGAAAAACCCTGGCCGATGCTGAGGGAGATGTATTCCGAGGCCTTC AGGTGGTTGAGCATGCCTGTAGCGTGACCTCCCTCATTCTGGGGGAGACCCTACCCTCCATCACTAAGGACATGGATACTTACACCTATCGCCTGCCTCTGGGAGTGTGTGCCGGGATTGCACCATTCAATTTCCCAGGCATGATTCCTCTTTGGATGTTCCCCATGGCCATGGTTTGTGGAAACACCTTCCTGATGAAGCCATCAGAGCGTGTGCCAGGTGCACTCATGTTTCTTGCTAAGTTGTTACAGGACGCCGGTGCTCCTGATGGCACTCTGAACATCATCCATGGGCAACACGAAG CTGTGAATTTTATTTGTGATCATCCGGATATCAAGGCAATCAGCTTTGTGGGATCCAATAAGGCTGGAGAGTACATCTACGAAAGAGGATCTCGGAATGGCAAGAGAGTCCAGTCCAACATG GGAGCCAAGAACCATGGTGTGGTAATGCCTGATGCCAATAAAGAGAACACGTTGAACCAGCTTGTTGGTGCTGCTTTTGGGGCAGCTGGCCAACGCTGCATGGCCCTGTCTACAGCCATATTGGTGGGAGAGGCAAAGAAATGGCTCCCAGAGCTTGTGGAGAAAGCCAAGAACCTACGAGTTAATGCAG GAGACCAACCAGGAGCAGATCTGGGGCCCTTGATCAGCCCTCAGGCTAAAGAGCGGGTTTGCCACCTGATTGAGAGTGGAGTGAAGGAAGGAGCTGCTCTCCTCCTGGACGGACGAGACATCAAAGTGAAGGGCTATGAGAGAGGCAACTTTGTTGGACCGACCatccttgctaaagtcaag CCAAACATGACCTGCTACAAGGAAGAAATCTTTGGGCCAGTTCTAGTGGTCATGGAAACAGAAACTCTTGATGAAGCAATTGAGATAGTGAATAGGAATCCCTATGGAAATGGAACTGCAATCTTTACCACCAATGGGGCTACTGCTCGAAAATACTCCCACTTGGTAGATGTAGGGCAG GTGGGTGTCAATGTTCCAATCCCCGTGCCTCTGCCCATGTTCTCCTTCACCGGCTCTCGTTCTTCTTTCAGAGGAGATACCAACTTCTATGGCAAACAG GGGGTGCAGTTCTATACACAGCTGAAGACAATTATCGCTCAATGGAAAGAGGAAGATGCTACAGTTGCCAAGCCTGCTGTAGTTATGCCAACcatgggaaactaa